One window of the Syngnathoides biaculeatus isolate LvHL_M chromosome 11, ASM1980259v1, whole genome shotgun sequence genome contains the following:
- the LOC133509204 gene encoding UPF0461 protein C5orf24 homolog: MMHQVTCSSSSSDFCMSGPAENCHPPGRFDLCSLQSNKFYPCSSTNSGLHLSFAGMPPLPQNMHKVMAGPTQETQNAFQLQALTPNSGEVAGPDGTKKTKGKVKSGRRGRPLGTTKLAGYRTSTGRPPGTTRAAGFKTSPGRPLGTTKAAGYKVSPGRPPGSIRSPARLKELESGGDAPKKLDFSPTKLDFTGCDIPLLAYAMMEKRDLCEPPVNSDETSS; this comes from the coding sequence ATGATGCATCAAGTGACctgtagcagcagcagcagcgactTCTGTATGAGTGGACCTGCTGAGAACTGTCACCCGCCAGGCCGCTTCGATTTATGTAGCCTCCAATCCAACAAGTTCTACCCGTGCTCCTCCACAAACTCTGGCTTGCACCTTTCATTCGCAGGCATGCCTCCATTGCCACAGAACATGCACAAGGTGATGGCGGGACCCACACAGGAGACTCAGAATGCCTTTCAGCTTCAGGCGCTGACCCCCAATAGCGGGGAGGTTGCTGGGCCGGACGGCACCAAAAAAACTAAGGGCAAAGTGAAGTCGGGGAGGAGAGGCAGACCATTGGGGACCACTAAGTTAGCTGGTTACCGCACAAGTACTGGACGTCCACCTGGGACCACGAGAGCTGCTGGTTTTAAAACCAGCCCGGGGAGGCCCCTCGGGACCACCAAAGCAGCTGGCTATAAGGTGAGTCCTGGCAGGCCCCCTGGTAGCATCAGGAGTCCTGCGAGGCTCAAGGAGCTGGAAAGTGGAGGCGATGCACCCAAGAAACTCGACTTTAGTCCTACCAAACTGGACTTTACTGGCTGTGATATTCCGCTGCTTGCCTATGCCATGATGGAGAAGAGAGACTTATGTGAGCCTCCCGTAAATTCAGATGAAACCAGTTCGTAA